A window of the Bacteroidia bacterium genome harbors these coding sequences:
- a CDS encoding ABC transporter permease, translating into MKKSLIEAIKLTYLTRIAKNQIKKHFVLWVSASFLVGFTFVGLFAYAFIPDNSQNANTQILSYSLLPKNSQVWVAVAGQKSKKGNVWAGYTSAELVLPVSSYLQQGNKVIIYYAGKTDTLLNGQIERRYFRWGTDKYGRDVFSRMMISARTSLSIGFLSTVIATVIGVFLGLYAGYYQGWVERVLSWFTNVFWAIPSLLIIVGISFILGKGFFTVFIALGTTLWVPIARAVRGKVLVLKELEFVQAARALAFPTYRILYQHILPNLSSIIIVYSTETFANAILMEAGLSFLGLGIQPPTPSWGSMLREGIYYFTHREYAHLAWYPGMAIMMVVLSFNLLASSIRDKWDIKFRF; encoded by the coding sequence AGCCATAAAACTGACTTATTTGACCCGTATTGCCAAAAATCAAATAAAAAAACATTTTGTCTTGTGGGTTAGTGCAAGCTTTTTAGTTGGTTTTACTTTTGTAGGTTTATTTGCCTATGCTTTTATTCCTGATAATAGCCAAAATGCTAATACACAGATTTTATCTTATAGTTTGTTGCCTAAGAATAGCCAAGTTTGGGTAGCTGTAGCTGGTCAAAAAAGTAAAAAGGGGAATGTATGGGCAGGTTACACGAGTGCTGAACTTGTATTGCCTGTGAGTAGCTATCTTCAGCAAGGTAACAAAGTGATTATTTACTATGCAGGAAAAACAGATACATTGTTAAATGGTCAGATAGAACGCCGCTATTTTAGATGGGGTACAGATAAATATGGTAGAGATGTGTTCAGTAGAATGATGATCAGTGCAAGAACAAGTTTAAGCATAGGTTTTCTTTCTACGGTGATTGCTACGGTAATAGGTGTATTTTTAGGATTATATGCGGGATACTATCAAGGTTGGGTAGAGCGTGTATTAAGCTGGTTCACGAATGTGTTTTGGGCTATCCCCAGCTTGTTGATTATTGTGGGAATTAGTTTTATTCTGGGTAAAGGCTTTTTTACTGTATTTATAGCTTTGGGGACTACTTTGTGGGTACCTATCGCAAGAGCTGTACGGGGAAAAGTTTTAGTTCTTAAAGAGTTAGAGTTTGTTCAAGCTGCACGGGCATTAGCATTTCCTACTTACAGGATTTTATATCAACATATTTTACCTAATTTGAGCAGCATTATTATTGTATATAGCACAGAAACTTTTGCGAATGCTATATTAATGGAAGCAGGACTAAGTTTTTTGGGCTTGGGCATACAACCACCTACACCTTCTTGGGGGAGTATGCTTAGAGAAGGTATTTACTATTTCACTCATAGAGAATATGCCCATTTAGCATGGTACCCAGGTATGGCTATTATGATGGTTGTTTTATCTTTTAATCTCTTAGCTAGCAGTATAAGGGACAAATGGGATATAAAGTTCAGATTTTAA